A segment of the Labrus bergylta chromosome 11, fLabBer1.1, whole genome shotgun sequence genome:
TATGAAAACAGTGTATCGGTCATTacaccaatgttttttttttacttcttcccTGTGAGAGTTTCAGActgagttgtttgtttttctgttcaggGGTTTCCATCCAGGCCTCGTTGCTTATAGACCCTGCTACTGGCCTTGTGACTACCACCTCCATTCTGGAGTACTCGGCTAAAAAGGAGGACACGGACGCCCAGTTCAGCTGCAGCACTCAGCAAATTGCGGGCACAGAGCTGGTGTCCTCTCCCGTGACCTTCAGTATAACCTGTAAGTCACCAAACCACACTAACAACAGTCACTGGACAAACTTTAAGAAACTGAAAGATGTTATCTGCAGACCAGCTGGAACTTCTGCACACACGAAGACACAAGTCTGGTTGATAAGCTAGAGCATATGACAAGTTAATACTCAGTGTTATAATAATCCCTCTGATGtctgtcttttcctcttttttgttAACCTGATATTTGAAATACATGTTAACACATCATAGAAGTAATTCATGTTGAAACAAGCAAACTGCTATAAgtcagaaaaatatatattctttcTATTAATCCTTTAATGTGGAGAATATTTCATAGTGAATGTCGACAGAACTCATTCAAATTAACGGTATGACAATGTTGACATCAGAATTTAACTAACAAGTAACACCAATCTGGCTTTTCCAGGACTGTATCATCTGCAACTCCTCACCCCTAAAcctttaacaaacacaaaaaaaccctctttAAATCATCTCAGCTGTAGCTAATGGAGACAAACTTCCACCTGTGTTATATATATTTGACTATAATGACAAAAAAGGCAACAGTAACTTCACCCTTAGTAGTGGTATGTGAGGGAAAAAAGGgggttggattttttttgtgggATCCACATCAAACGCAGCATAAAATATTGAGGGTACCTGCTCACCGAAGCTTTATCGGTTGTGGAACACTTTCATACAagaaatgtgggaaaaaaagtttGCCTCACATGGAGCAGAAACATTGAGCTTCGAAAGAATTGCTTGGTCGATTGCCTGAGATTATGACTGCAATTTAAACATCTCCTCAGCTGCGTTTTGAAGTTGGTTATATCGGACAGTGATGCACAAACTTTTCCGCTCTCTGTAGCTTATAGCACAGTCGGTCCCCTGCAGCGAGCTGTAAGGGGAACACGCTCCACTTAATTCACCAAAACATACACCCcatctctgacttttttttaatctcccaTTCTCCTCAGTCTCCACAGAGAACATCGCACTTAAGGTCATTGCTCAGGACCCTTTGGTGGAAGGAGACAATGTGACTCTGAAGTGTGAGGCTGACGGTAACCCAGCGCCTACCAGCTTTAACTTCCATCTTAAGGTACTCGTCAATATCTCAACAAAcactcagctctcccttctgtCCATGCTCATTGCCAGCTTGTTATcacttgaaaaatgtaaaatgcaagCTAGTCTGGAGCGACCCCGTTTTATCTTAAGAGCATGATACAGCTAGATGCTAGGCTGGTTAGCTAGTTCCAACAAGCTATTTAAAACATCATCTTGTTCCACATCACACATTTGGCATGAGTTATTGAACTAGCCAACCTCCTGTTTGTTTAACACCGACACAATAGCAGGTTTAGATGTTCCCTATCAATAGCAGCCATCTTGTTCTTAAAGACAAATGTCCTCACAGCACTTGTGTGCACAGTGCATCGCTTTAGATGAACAGTTTTGACTGGCCTGACCTAAATCATTTGAGGTGGAAATCTGTCTGACTTAGAGGAggaccagacacacacacacatgccagaGTAAATAGAACAGAAGGTGTCAGATCAGCTAGTCAAATTCTTCAgtgtaaacattaaaaaagtgttctgtttttttttttttttttccatcaataAGACATTATATGCTAATCACCTGTTTGATTTATCATTTTTGAAGGGCGAAGCGGTGAAAGTGGAAAACACAGACAGTTACACCATCATGAAAGTCTCACGCAACTCCTCTGGTGAATATAAATGCTCTCTTGTTGACGACCCAACAATGGAAGCAACTGTGGACATCACAGTACAATGTAAGTGGCAAAAACAAGtattatttctttaaagaatTTAACTGACAATCATTTTGCCGCACGCCAGCAGCATTGTGATTGTCACACCCCTGTAATCTTATTTGTTagtttaaagagaaaaatgacgcttgagaaaagaaaagtccCAATGTCTCTCTTTGCCAGCATTTCCTGTCGTGCTGTGCTTTGTGTAGAAAAGTGTTGTGTCAACCGCACCGCCTTTAATAAGCTGCTTCTGCAGTGCTGGGAGCCAAGAGCAGGGTTTTATGGTTAACAACAGGAAAGTTTCGACCTTTGTCAAGTCTCTGAGCCACCCTTTCACCATCGTCTCGTCTCTTTTTAGACCTGGACATCAATTTAAGCCCCTCTGGAGATATCGTCAGGAGTGCTGGTGGGACCTTGGATCTTAATCTTAAGATTGATGCTTCTGGAGACACAAAGGTCTCCTGGACAAAGGTAAAAGCAACCTCAAGTTCAACAAGGCTAAAATCATTGGAGAAGAAAAATGGTGGCTGTTATTGACAttgctgatattttttttttttttgtgtgtttaattccAGGACAATGTGAAACTTGACAAAGAGCCAAAGTTTAGCAAGGTGAATTACGCACACTCTGGTCGTTACGAGTGTGAGGTGACATTGGGTCTGCTCAGCCGAAAGGCTTCTTTTGAGCTGGCTGTTGAAggtaaggaaaagaaaaagaaaatctgaatgtTTACACAGATGTTTTACCTTTTAAGACCAATGTGAACcacagctggttagcttagcatagcttAAAAGACcggaaaacagaacaaacaaacaggatacACGGCTTGTTAATTAGTATGAATGAAGTGCTGGTGGGTGGACTTTAATATCTTAAAGCTAGCCATTTCCCTTTGTTATTGTTcatcatgctaagctaagccaacactcttatttattatttattttatttatttatttattagtacacatataagaatacatcagaataggattaacaaaaacataaaagttgtgtcaggagaggtcaagaagccaTCAGGCTTATACACGGGACCTcacctcttaagagacaaataaatcaactaaacaaatcgaattacacaatttcaaaacaaaataacaaaattaaatataaacacatatacagtaacctatacatgcattcatacacacacacttagacacatacatacaatagaaagactgagaatgttaaccctctatcagctaaatgaaacaggcattgatctattaaaaatgGAGTGAACGAGTGAGTTCATACTGTACAGTCTTCTAAGCTGACcgtcagcaaaaaaaaaaaaaccctcaatgAATAAAAAGCAACCATGACAACATCATTTTCTCATTCAGATGTATCTGAAGAGTTCCGTCCTGTTACAGGTGCTCCAGTTATCAAACATCTGACCAAACGGCGCAGGGATGATGGCAAATACAAAGTCCTGATGTGTGAGGCTGAAGGTTCACCAAAGCCAGCTGTTTCCTGGAGCATCAACGGCACCTCGGTATGAACACTCAGAAACAATCATTATGATGACAAGTTTTGTCCGCCATGATGTTTAAGTTAGGACACTTTGGATTTGGCAGGATGGTTAAATGTTTCACTCATTGAATAAGCTTCTTAAGATTTAGTTTATAGTCACATCCTGTGGTGGCTGAATTTGAATGCATGTTAGGCATACACTGCTGCTGGGGGAAAAAAGTCCCCATAATTCCCCGTTGTTTGGAAGTGGTACGTggacaaacattttgaagtttgAATCCTTAAGAGTCCACTCCTGGTGGATTTAGTGACTCGTGGTTACCGTAGTAACAGTAAGTTAGGTTTAAGACTATAGCAAACACTTGGTGAGCAGCTcagtcacaaacacaacagaagagcAGCTGGCGCGTGTGTTTTCAGTGCCACATAGAAAACTTGTGATTTGATGAACAAGTTGAGAGGTTTTGGAGTCATCAAGTTAGAGTAAAGCTGGATTTCATGCTGCATTGTGTCCTGTGAATCCCTTGAGCAGAGACAGGCGGTTTGAATCCCTTGTTGGTATGACAGACTCAACCACTAACAATCATAATGAATGTATGCAGAATAAAGAAGTGAATGGAAACATTGAAAATCCGCTTTTGCTCAAAATACGGCAGACCAGAAATTGAATCTCGGGTATTTGTTAACGTGGACCTTCAAGTACAGTACggttaaaaatgaaatctgtATCTCTCCTTTTGACGCCTTGCACTACAACAAAAATGGCAGAATTGTTGCTAAGGCTGCTTATTTAAGTTTGTACTTCAGCAGTTGCACAAGCTGGATAATATAGCAAGTGGAATGTGAAGGTTTACACTACTTGCCTCATGTTTAGTTTTTAAGATCTTATCCACAGAATATTTGGACAGGATCGCCAAGGTTAGTTTCACCCAATCAAGCAGTTTCTCTATCACATGTGATGACGGGAGAGTTTGGCCCATGTCCTTgttaagttgtgttttctgacatcgttgaatgattaaaaaaaaacaaaaacaaaaacaaggtgGTTGTCAGCTTAAAAGTGACCACACATCTTTCTTAACATCCCCCTCCTTCACATTTAAAGCTAAAATTAAGTCTTTCAGatgatttgaaatgtttctgtgaagcagacattgttttttttatcaaatcagTGCCGGTTGTCAGAAATTTCATTTTATGATGATGGTCTTCAGATGTTAGCAGGTAAAAGGTTCATCCTGATGTATCAGCTGCAGTGACACTTGAAGGGGAACATCATCTTAATGTTGGAAACAAAGTAGCCAGAGATATAATGTTGTTTacttcttcctgcagcagaTGGTTGGATGATTGATTTTAGCTTCTTTTGTGCTGACATTAGGACTCACGTTGTATTTTAATGCTAAATAGGCTcgcaattatttttttattcactgaTCTACTTTTAATATGATGTCGTGTTTTGTCTGTGAGTAAGATCAGCAGCAAAGGTGTGGCTGAACAAAGAAAGTCGGTTTCCCTCTGGATTCTGAAGAAACCAAACAATCTGAGGGTTGTCAGTGTATTGATTCTAAGACAGttcatgttttgctttttgcCACTCAGCCTGCACTGCAGAGTGAGTGAACACTCCCTGTTATGTACATAGCTGTTTGCACTCTTAAGTATTTCCCCGAGCTGTCGCACTCCTGAACTTATCTCGTCCAACATTTCCAGGTGGTCGTGCTCAGTGTTTGGAAAGATCAGTCGTCTTTATTTTCCCCACGGCTCAAACAGTATTTCACGACAAAACTGTCATTTTAACAgaccttttttcccccctcctttGTTTCCGTGGTTTACCTGTGTGCACACTGGTTTCATATCCATTCAGTGAAACAGTTTGAATTACATATGCACCTGAGGCTGTGTGTGGGATGGTTAGATTCTTTTCAGCTTTTTCAGTCAGTATCTCACCTCAAAAAGAACCTCTAAACCTGAACCTGTGAGCAATATTTAATCAGCTCCAAAAGGTGCACTGAACTCTTTCACCTCAGGACAATGAATTATGGAGATAAAGCACATTTGTACATTTCACTCCAAGTGTATTTATTCACCCCTCACTTTGTCCTTTAAAGCTTATTCAGAGAGAATAATTCGTTGCTCACTAATGGGTATTTACAAAAATGCCTCATCCCCCCCTATAGAGGATGTGAAAAGGGTGTTGgcagtttgtctttgtgtctgagGTTTTCCTCCGAGACCCAAACTGTCTACATCCCACAGGCGCACACGCTTTGTCATGGAAAGGCTGAGCCACACAACAATCCAATGTCGCCCCCTAGTGGAGCTAAATATACACCTTCTTTTGGTGTCATGACAGGTGTATAAATCAGATGTATCCAAAAatactaatgtttttttttttccctcttgtgGTTCAGCCCAGTGAGAGTGACTATGTCAACGGAAAGATCACACACACGATCCAAGTGGTGCCCCATGCAAACCTGACTGTTTCTTGCACTGTATCCAACGAGTTTGGCGTGGATACCAAAGCTATAAATGTGTCATCCTGTAAGTACAAAGTGGTGGTATTGATTCATTGATTCCTTTCAActtgaaataaacaaagagattaaCAAAAGATAAAACGCCAAGACTCAGAAATTagaaaatgataataaaaaagcaAGAGTAGAACTAACTAATATTAAAAGAATCTTATTTAATCAGCTCATATGGCGCTGTAGAGATCAGCTATCTCATCAGTATTGTTCTATCGTCTCTCTGCTTCATTATTTTCTTCCTGGAGCCGAACTCCTTAATCTGCCTTTGTGGATGTTTTTCCTCCTGCGCCCACTAACTCTTTCTGTCTGCATGTTCACTCGACATAATGTAAAGGTGCTTCTATAAAATAATAACGTAGCAACTGCATACTTGAGGTTAAGCTcaaggatattttttttatcaagcgatgaaaagaaaaaggatctTTGAGGCCAAAAGAAAACTTTAACTCATAATGTAGTACCAGAAAAAGACGTGCTTTAAAAGAAAggcataaaaagaatattagaTAAACTTTAAGTTATAATTAAAGCAGGTATGGGTATGGATAGATCTGTTTTTTATGGTGGCGGTGAGTAAAGGTCTAACCGTGAGCTATCCTAAAATCCTTGTCAAAATGTTACTGATGCATGCACTTAACTCTTTGTGCACATGGTGTCCACATGCATGCAGTGCAAACATTCATTCTCTGCTCTGCGCTAACTCATTCCTGTGCGTTTGGGACGGCAT
Coding sequences within it:
- the LOC109999521 gene encoding CD166 antigen homolog A isoform X2 — protein: MHLLSASCVSALLVSAFLCQVSGFETVIGLYGETLEIPCNNGAVKDEDVLLLKWKYDKGQGVSGDLLVKQKNQNVSISATDEYKGRVSLAASSSLLLSAATLSDQRTFTCMVVASADISEYPVTVVINKMPTEVEIHDKAEELEIGKLTKLGTCVAKDANPAVNITWLKNNKPLVADEEGVSIQASLLIDPATGLVTTTSILEYSAKKEDTDAQFSCSTQQIAGTELVSSPVTFSITFSTENIALKVIAQDPLVEGDNVTLKCEADGNPAPTSFNFHLKGEAVKVENTDSYTIMKVSRNSSGEYKCSLVDDPTMEATVDITVQYLDINLSPSGDIVRSAGGTLDLNLKIDASGDTKVSWTKDNVKLDKEPKFSKVNYAHSGRYECEVTLGLLSRKASFELAVEGAPVIKHLTKRRRDDGKYKVLMCEAEGSPKPAVSWSINGTSPSESDYVNGKITHTIQVVPHANLTVSCTVSNEFGVDTKAINVSSYSSDDGDQTKLVVGVVVGLLVAAIVLGLAYWVYTKKSKQGSWKTGEKEDGSSEEEKKLEEKVEENNQKAEV
- the LOC109999521 gene encoding CD166 antigen homolog A isoform X1 codes for the protein MHLLSASCVSALLVSAFLCQVSGFETVIGLYGETLEIPCNNGAVKDEDVLLLKWKYDKGQGVSGDLLVKQKNQNVSISATDEYKGRVSLAASSSLLLSAATLSDQRTFTCMVVASADISEYPVTVVINKMPTEVEIHDKAEELEIGKLTKLGTCVAKDANPAVNITWLKNNKPLVADEEGVSIQASLLIDPATGLVTTTSILEYSAKKEDTDAQFSCSTQQIAGTELVSSPVTFSITFSTENIALKVIAQDPLVEGDNVTLKCEADGNPAPTSFNFHLKGEAVKVENTDSYTIMKVSRNSSGEYKCSLVDDPTMEATVDITVQYLDINLSPSGDIVRSAGGTLDLNLKIDASGDTKVSWTKDNVKLDKEPKFSKVNYAHSGRYECEVTLGLLSRKASFELAVEGAPVIKHLTKRRRDDGKYKVLMCEAEGSPKPAVSWSINGTSPSESDYVNGKITHTIQVVPHANLTVSCTVSNEFGVDTKAINVSSLNEEVRMDKQDSSDDGDQTKLVVGVVVGLLVAAIVLGLAYWVYTKKSKQGSWKTGEKEDGSSEEEKKLEEKVEENNQKAEV